The following proteins are encoded in a genomic region of Methanobrevibacter gottschalkii DSM 11977:
- a CDS encoding DUF3320 domain-containing protein: protein MLNKSSNIIEKEFKNLRKELLDLTLRNQLLNFKSRAKTITIVNQTPVNLFQTLVLQDNKMYFVANKKDKKEDKSSVWDHIPFDFSKFSEGDKKLATELTPKELQKRLYYINNQAKTMLQEQGYNILYLAIGFLEWTDKSKPKQRNNAPLVLIPVAMERKKVGESFNLEWTGEDIQTNISLKAKLLEAGIDFPDFEFKRYGEVIDHYIASVRRSVSKMDGWTVNNNVALGFFSFTKFVMYNDLNPEAWEDNVDLTKNELIQAIFNPAKNDHESFREEDIDSRLEYQNMYQVLDADSSQIAAIQDVKAGRNLVVEGPPGTGKSQTIVNLIAELLAEGKSVLFVSEKMAALDVVKDRLTGVGLGKFVLELHSHKTRRKKFLKELQKATNVQSQEPLNIDQTIRKLETLRRQLDDYSQIIHKPVFAVNLSAFQLYGMKESADDHFATKNALMPLVRFDNPESITLKDLDDMKIALENLAELYQTISKENPWSKCSPKSLLPADLREIEMLIGDSLYALDNFLVERGRVYDIYGIKKPDTLNEFQNSLSAFEIIKSQNAELIDGNILKSGAWNNNNDDAFKLIQELQRYQKYAETLTKFNQSIFQADIDGLVYELRNISNKKFRFFNNKQHIELVERYYSIPVSGSVDDIIRELQEAKTIINIRKSLEANNALGQKYFGGYWHLNANIDDLNAIAKWMHEFTALVHEGTFSENTIELMSKDLFDIKPERDLSDYIDAGEEFVHVLSRLKDKLNPRSKLIFKRETGDVPFESWKEQLYNWRGQLSSLHLWSQYLNTKNSLKSSNAKMFVDSIEKRNIKKEDIEALVDGNFADSLLNILFVENQELATFVGELHENRIREFKDLDKQILVLNRKRIYQKLNSNIPKIFGGTENPQAKILAGEFTRKSGHMPVRKLLEKTGGMIKQIKPCFMMSPLSIAQYLDPTNEELQFDVVIFDEASQVKPEDALGAFMRGKTAVVMGDTQQLPPTSFFDQMSDAESDEEEATSLDMESILHLCKLSFPVKMLKWHYRSRHESLITVSNREFYDNDLLVYPSPSHNDPELGLKFHYNPNTAYHRGSSSANPLEAQDVVEEIFNHFEKYGDTKSLGVGTFSVAQKNAILEALEVKRKERPEFEPLFSDNKDERFFVKNLETIQGDERDVILISVGYGYDQDRKMSLNFGPLNQNGGERRLNVLITRAREKCVVFSNFKAYDMKLTANPPYGVKSLKEFLEYAENLTLGTDNQDSYTREPFEDAIASFLEENGYTVDRQIGCAGFRVDLAIVDDENPGKYILGITTDGKMYSSSKVARDRDRLREQVLSGLGWKLYHLWSTDWYRNRDLGRKKLLDFVQKSIRQTREEEKRKSEEEKKLAEKRRLEAEKKAEELRIAREKEEAERKAKEEQETNNEINIGDIGPADFVEVEKVDDGDFLEKPIDVSSINPSEFFEEEPSRNSINEDKTTKETPSEFVSIEHPDKDVDFKNNSSEVANQYSSDDESFEVRNNDFKDIESEHPKSDEDDDEVKIESLDDLNADEYNEENESYEEIHKENTSKVMENDEDYSDESDSISKKLSDKFKSILKSDGQEQEENTHSFFSSSKFAKDLGKNSDLNDEKSFEVNDEFDSKINEYTDNEILEENPVDLDSKEDTSVNEEDTSDFKTPKFSNKIDLESDDFIVVDHEDNEVSKSSSENIENDDFIVVDHDNDEVSKSSSENIENDDFIVVDYEDNEIDENQKYSSVGSDLDDEVIMDYNEVPKNKSYSDKTEDISNETTDDKVDLDPEEDYIYVDHSHDDERVLDEDDVEKFSFKSDEISEEPEFEVDKKPQGQKQYHRKGSTFVKSIISDVVMGESHLEQEEVETVKGEIIEEDEDYDYKDAPSDDSVVEAEIVYDDEELNILNDNLPDDALEKPTPKHVYDDEELNIFNDNLPDDTLEKPAPKRNHDIENDDLDKPTPKMDYTEGDELNIFTDDLPDLNKEEINRNATDIVTKAMEEFLEDVFENDDDIEKIELENEIKEDIPQDNEMVIEDKGITEHNIEETSNDIGDGVTYYQGSNDVRSKLRKNNFYYEEEKPKSVRESIKGIKKDMEYINKSLKEIENPTKIDYVSVVDRTEEYDPMDYLNIPSDDDSDKIIEKEEELTFAEKEELRIEKEMMMDDLKKEIKEEKDVIVPVHEQDRREELKDQALENIILSANEDYKEIERERRRKDNQFKSFDDNKLPGKRKMEDEIVDYVHIEDIGLHSSDELYRQSIDKIAKSINDIVDIEGPIHVSEVTKRVKESCNIKRAGANLKKRVNEGISEAEKLGYIIRIGNFLYDSSNNNIVIRKRNKPNIELISDEEIAKSIETVLLHKQNVTTKQIAKEASRNFGFKSTSKKTATRINSILDLMIANNKVKLDKDIVELK from the coding sequence ATGTTAAATAAATCATCTAATATAATCGAGAAGGAATTTAAAAATTTACGTAAGGAATTATTGGATTTAACTTTAAGAAATCAACTTCTTAACTTTAAATCAAGAGCTAAAACCATTACTATAGTAAATCAAACTCCTGTAAATCTTTTTCAAACATTAGTTTTACAAGATAATAAAATGTATTTTGTAGCTAATAAAAAAGATAAAAAGGAAGACAAATCATCAGTATGGGATCATATTCCATTTGATTTTTCAAAGTTTTCAGAAGGGGATAAGAAATTAGCTACTGAGTTAACTCCCAAAGAGCTTCAAAAGAGATTGTATTATATTAATAACCAAGCTAAAACAATGCTTCAGGAACAAGGTTATAATATTTTATACTTGGCTATCGGTTTTTTAGAATGGACTGACAAATCAAAACCAAAACAAAGAAATAATGCCCCATTAGTGTTAATTCCAGTTGCAATGGAAAGAAAAAAGGTTGGTGAATCATTCAATCTTGAATGGACAGGAGAAGACATTCAGACTAATATTTCACTCAAAGCTAAATTATTGGAGGCAGGTATTGATTTTCCTGATTTTGAATTTAAAAGATATGGTGAAGTTATTGACCATTATATTGCAAGTGTTCGTCGTTCAGTTAGTAAAATGGACGGATGGACAGTTAACAATAATGTAGCTTTAGGTTTCTTTAGTTTTACAAAATTTGTAATGTACAATGATTTAAATCCAGAAGCTTGGGAAGATAATGTGGATTTGACTAAAAATGAATTAATCCAAGCTATTTTTAACCCTGCTAAAAATGACCATGAATCATTTAGAGAAGAAGATATAGATTCAAGATTGGAATATCAGAATATGTATCAAGTTTTAGATGCAGATTCATCTCAAATTGCAGCTATTCAGGACGTGAAAGCTGGACGTAATCTTGTTGTGGAAGGTCCTCCCGGAACTGGTAAATCACAAACCATTGTAAATTTAATCGCCGAATTACTTGCTGAAGGTAAATCCGTTTTATTTGTATCAGAAAAAATGGCGGCTCTTGACGTTGTAAAAGATAGGTTAACAGGGGTGGGGCTTGGTAAATTTGTTCTTGAATTGCATTCACATAAAACAAGAAGGAAAAAATTCCTTAAAGAATTGCAGAAAGCTACTAATGTACAATCTCAAGAACCATTAAACATTGATCAAACTATTCGTAAATTGGAGACTTTACGTCGTCAGCTTGATGATTATTCTCAAATTATACATAAACCAGTTTTTGCTGTTAATTTATCAGCATTTCAATTATATGGTATGAAAGAATCTGCCGATGATCATTTTGCAACCAAAAACGCATTAATGCCATTGGTTAGATTTGATAATCCTGAATCCATTACTTTAAAAGATTTGGATGATATGAAAATAGCTTTAGAAAATCTTGCTGAATTATATCAAACAATTTCTAAGGAAAATCCTTGGAGTAAATGCTCTCCAAAAAGCTTGCTTCCTGCTGATTTAAGAGAAATTGAAATGTTAATTGGAGATTCATTGTATGCTCTTGATAATTTCCTAGTTGAACGTGGCAGAGTCTATGATATTTATGGGATTAAAAAACCAGATACTTTAAATGAATTCCAAAACTCCCTTTCAGCTTTTGAAATAATTAAATCTCAAAATGCAGAATTAATAGATGGAAATATATTGAAATCAGGAGCATGGAATAACAACAATGATGATGCATTTAAATTAATTCAAGAGCTCCAAAGATATCAAAAATATGCTGAAACCTTAACTAAATTTAATCAAAGTATTTTCCAAGCCGACATTGATGGATTAGTCTATGAGTTAAGAAACATTTCTAATAAGAAATTCAGATTCTTCAATAACAAGCAACACATTGAACTTGTTGAGAGATATTATTCAATACCGGTTTCTGGAAGTGTTGATGATATTATAAGAGAGTTACAAGAAGCAAAAACAATAATCAATATTAGAAAAAGTCTTGAAGCTAATAATGCATTAGGTCAAAAATACTTTGGAGGTTACTGGCATTTAAATGCAAATATAGATGATTTAAATGCTATTGCAAAATGGATGCATGAATTTACTGCACTTGTACATGAAGGAACATTTTCTGAGAATACTATTGAATTAATGAGTAAAGATTTATTTGATATTAAGCCTGAAAGAGACCTTTCAGATTATATTGATGCTGGAGAGGAATTTGTTCATGTATTATCAAGACTTAAAGATAAATTAAATCCAAGAAGTAAATTAATATTTAAAAGAGAAACTGGGGATGTTCCATTTGAATCATGGAAGGAACAGTTGTATAATTGGAGAGGGCAACTATCAAGCCTTCACTTATGGTCTCAATATTTAAATACTAAAAATTCACTTAAATCTTCAAATGCTAAAATGTTTGTAGATTCAATTGAGAAAAGAAACATTAAAAAAGAGGATATTGAAGCACTTGTTGACGGAAATTTCGCTGATTCACTTTTGAATATATTGTTTGTGGAAAATCAGGAACTTGCAACATTTGTCGGCGAACTTCATGAAAATAGGATTCGTGAATTCAAAGATTTGGATAAGCAAATTTTAGTATTGAATCGTAAAAGGATTTATCAAAAATTAAACAGCAATATTCCAAAAATTTTTGGAGGAACTGAAAATCCACAAGCTAAAATATTGGCCGGTGAATTCACAAGAAAAAGTGGACATATGCCAGTTAGAAAACTCTTAGAAAAGACTGGTGGAATGATAAAACAAATTAAACCTTGTTTTATGATGTCTCCATTATCAATTGCACAATATTTGGATCCAACGAATGAAGAATTGCAGTTTGATGTTGTTATTTTTGATGAAGCAAGCCAAGTGAAACCTGAAGATGCATTAGGTGCATTTATGAGAGGAAAAACAGCAGTTGTCATGGGTGATACTCAACAGTTACCTCCAACTTCATTTTTCGATCAAATGTCTGATGCAGAAAGTGATGAGGAAGAAGCTACTTCATTAGACATGGAAAGTATCTTGCATTTGTGTAAATTGTCATTCCCAGTTAAAATGCTTAAATGGCACTATCGTAGTCGTCATGAATCATTAATTACAGTTTCAAATAGGGAATTTTATGATAATGATTTATTAGTTTATCCTTCACCTTCTCATAATGATCCTGAGCTTGGTTTGAAGTTTCACTACAATCCAAATACCGCGTATCATAGAGGTTCCTCTTCTGCAAACCCTCTGGAAGCTCAGGATGTTGTAGAAGAAATATTCAATCATTTTGAAAAATATGGTGATACAAAAAGTTTAGGTGTTGGAACATTTTCTGTTGCTCAAAAAAATGCAATTCTTGAAGCTTTGGAAGTAAAACGTAAAGAAAGGCCTGAATTCGAACCTTTATTTTCGGATAATAAAGATGAAAGATTCTTTGTTAAAAACCTTGAAACAATCCAAGGTGATGAAAGAGATGTTATATTAATCAGTGTGGGTTATGGTTATGATCAAGATAGAAAAATGTCTCTTAACTTCGGTCCTTTAAACCAGAACGGTGGTGAAAGAAGGCTTAATGTATTAATTACACGTGCAAGAGAAAAATGTGTTGTATTTTCAAACTTTAAAGCTTATGACATGAAATTAACAGCGAATCCACCATATGGTGTAAAATCTCTAAAAGAATTTTTAGAATATGCTGAAAACTTAACATTAGGCACTGATAATCAAGATTCTTATACAAGAGAACCATTTGAAGATGCAATAGCTAGTTTTCTGGAAGAAAACGGTTATACAGTTGATAGACAGATTGGTTGTGCAGGATTTAGGGTAGATCTTGCTATTGTTGATGATGAGAATCCGGGGAAATATATTTTAGGAATTACAACTGATGGTAAAATGTATTCTTCAAGTAAAGTAGCACGGGACCGGGATAGACTACGTGAGCAGGTCTTAAGCGGACTTGGCTGGAAACTTTACCATTTATGGTCAACTGACTGGTATAGAAACAGGGATTTAGGACGTAAAAAATTATTGGATTTTGTTCAAAAATCAATTCGCCAAACTCGCGAAGAAGAAAAACGTAAATCAGAAGAAGAGAAAAAATTAGCTGAAAAAAGAAGATTAGAAGCTGAAAAAAAAGCTGAAGAGTTACGTATTGCACGTGAAAAAGAAGAAGCAGAAAGAAAGGCTAAAGAAGAACAAGAAACTAATAATGAAATAAACATTGGAGATATTGGTCCAGCAGACTTTGTTGAAGTTGAAAAAGTTGATGATGGGGATTTCTTAGAAAAACCTATTGATGTTAGTTCAATTAATCCTTCTGAATTCTTTGAAGAGGAACCCTCAAGGAATTCAATAAATGAAGATAAAACAACAAAAGAGACTCCTTCTGAGTTTGTCAGTATTGAACATCCGGATAAAGATGTTGATTTTAAAAATAATTCTTCTGAAGTTGCTAATCAATATTCTTCTGATGATGAATCATTTGAGGTAAGGAATAACGATTTTAAAGATATTGAATCTGAACATCCTAAATCAGATGAAGATGATGATGAAGTCAAAATTGAATCTCTTGATGATTTAAATGCTGATGAATATAATGAAGAAAATGAATCATATGAAGAAATTCATAAAGAAAATACTTCTAAAGTCATGGAAAATGATGAAGATTATTCTGATGAATCGGATAGTATTTCTAAAAAGCTTTCTGATAAATTCAAATCAATTTTAAAATCTGATGGGCAAGAACAAGAAGAAAATACTCATTCATTCTTTTCATCTTCTAAATTTGCAAAGGATTTAGGTAAAAATTCAGATTTAAATGATGAAAAATCTTTTGAAGTAAATGATGAATTTGATTCAAAAATCAATGAATATACTGATAATGAAATTCTTGAAGAAAATCCAGTTGATCTGGATTCAAAAGAAGATACATCTGTAAATGAAGAGGATACTTCAGATTTCAAAACACCAAAATTTAGTAATAAAATTGATTTAGAATCTGATGATTTCATTGTTGTTGATCATGAAGATAATGAAGTTTCGAAGTCTTCTTCTGAAAATATTGAAAATGATGATTTCATTGTTGTTGATCATGATAATGATGAAGTTTCGAAGTCTTCTTCTGAAAATATTGAAAATGATGATTTCATTGTTGTTGATTATGAAGATAATGAAATTGATGAAAATCAAAAATATTCTTCTGTTGGATCTGATTTAGATGATGAAGTTATAATGGATTATAATGAAGTTCCTAAAAATAAATCTTATAGTGATAAAACTGAAGATATTTCCAATGAAACTACTGATGATAAAGTTGATTTAGATCCTGAAGAGGATTATATTTATGTTGACCATAGTCATGACGATGAACGTGTATTGGATGAAGATGATGTGGAAAAATTCAGTTTCAAATCTGATGAAATTTCCGAAGAACCGGAATTTGAAGTTGATAAAAAACCACAAGGTCAAAAACAATATCATAGAAAAGGGAGTACTTTTGTAAAATCAATTATTTCTGATGTTGTCATGGGAGAATCACATCTTGAACAAGAAGAAGTTGAAACAGTTAAAGGGGAAATAATTGAAGAAGATGAGGATTATGACTATAAAGATGCTCCAAGTGATGATTCTGTTGTTGAAGCGGAAATTGTCTATGATGATGAAGAGTTGAATATTCTCAATGACAATCTTCCTGATGATGCCCTTGAAAAACCAACTCCTAAACATGTTTATGACGATGAAGAGTTGAATATTTTCAATGACAATCTTCCTGATGATACTCTTGAAAAACCAGCTCCTAAAAGAAATCATGATATTGAAAATGATGATCTTGATAAGCCAACTCCAAAAATGGATTATACTGAAGGCGATGAATTAAATATATTTACCGATGATTTACCAGATTTAAATAAAGAAGAAATTAACAGAAATGCAACTGATATTGTAACTAAGGCAATGGAAGAATTCCTTGAGGACGTATTTGAAAATGATGATGACATTGAGAAAATTGAATTAGAAAATGAAATTAAAGAAGACATTCCTCAAGATAATGAAATGGTTATTGAAGATAAGGGAATAACAGAACACAATATAGAGGAAACTTCAAACGATATTGGTGATGGCGTTACTTATTATCAAGGTTCTAATGATGTAAGAAGTAAACTTAGAAAAAACAATTTCTACTATGAAGAAGAAAAACCAAAATCTGTTAGAGAATCCATTAAAGGAATTAAAAAAGACATGGAATATATAAATAAATCGTTAAAGGAAATTGAAAATCCTACTAAAATTGATTATGTTTCTGTTGTTGATAGAACTGAAGAATATGATCCAATGGATTATTTAAATATTCCAAGTGATGATGATTCTGATAAAATCATTGAAAAAGAAGAAGAATTAACATTTGCTGAAAAAGAAGAGTTAAGAATTGAAAAAGAAATGATGATGGATGATCTTAAAAAAGAAATAAAAGAAGAAAAAGATGTCATTGTTCCAGTTCATGAACAGGATAGGCGAGAAGAGCTTAAAGATCAAGCATTGGAAAATATTATCTTAAGCGCCAATGAAGATTATAAGGAAATAGAACGTGAAAGACGTAGAAAAGATAATCAGTTTAAATCATTTGATGATAATAAACTTCCGGGAAAAAGAAAAATGGAAGATGAAATTGTTGATTATGTCCATATTGAGGATATTGGATTACATTCCTCAGATGAGTTATACAGACAATCAATAGATAAAATTGCTAAATCTATCAATGATATCGTAGACATTGAAGGTCCAATTCATGTTAGTGAAGTTACAAAAAGAGTTAAAGAGTCATGTAATATTAAAAGAGCGGGAGCTAACTTGAAAAAACGTGTTAATGAAGGAATCAGTGAAGCTGAAAAATTAGGATATATTATTAGAATTGGAAATTTTTTATATGATTCTTCAAACAATAATATTGTCATTAGGAAAAGAAATAAACCAAATATTGAGCTGATTTCAGATGAAGAAATAGCTAAAAGTATTGAGACAGTATTGCTTCACAAGCAAAATGTTACAACAAAACAAATTGCAAAGGAAGCATCACGTAATTTTGGTTTCAAATCAACTTCTAAAAAGACAGCTACAAGAATTAATAGCATTTTGGATTTAATGATTGCTAATAATAAAGTTAAACTGGATAAAGATATTGTTGAACTTAAATAG
- the pdxS gene encoding pyridoxal 5'-phosphate synthase lyase subunit PdxS gives MEKGTDVLKEGFAKMTKGGVIMDVVNAEQASIAEDAGAVAVMALEKVPADIRAAGGVARMADPTIVEEVVDAVSIPVMAKARIGHIAEAQILETLGVDMIDESEVLTPADEEYHINKKEFTIPFVCGARNLGEALRRIDEGAAMIRTKGEPGTGNIVEAVRHMRMVMGEIRTVQGMEEEEIWKYARKIEAPIDLVKKTAELGKLPVVNFAAGGIATPADASLMMQLGSDGIFVGSGIFKSNNPEAFAKAIVEATANYDKPEVLAEVSKGLGQAMKGIEMSTLTEADRMQDRGI, from the coding sequence GTGGAAAAAGGAACTGATGTATTAAAAGAAGGCTTCGCTAAAATGACAAAAGGCGGAGTTATTATGGATGTAGTAAACGCTGAACAGGCATCAATTGCAGAAGATGCAGGTGCTGTAGCAGTTATGGCTCTTGAAAAAGTGCCTGCTGATATTCGTGCTGCTGGTGGGGTTGCTAGAATGGCAGATCCGACAATCGTGGAAGAGGTAGTTGATGCTGTGTCTATTCCGGTTATGGCAAAAGCTAGAATTGGTCATATTGCAGAAGCACAAATTTTGGAAACTCTTGGTGTGGACATGATTGATGAAAGTGAAGTACTCACTCCTGCTGATGAAGAATATCATATTAACAAAAAAGAATTCACTATTCCTTTCGTATGTGGTGCACGTAACTTAGGTGAAGCGTTAAGAAGAATCGATGAAGGTGCAGCTATGATTCGTACCAAGGGTGAACCTGGTACTGGAAATATTGTAGAAGCTGTACGCCATATGAGAATGGTAATGGGTGAAATCAGAACCGTTCAAGGAATGGAGGAAGAAGAGATTTGGAAGTATGCAAGAAAAATTGAAGCACCTATTGATCTTGTTAAAAAAACTGCAGAACTTGGAAAATTACCTGTTGTAAACTTTGCAGCTGGCGGTATTGCAACTCCTGCAGATGCATCTTTAATGATGCAATTAGGTTCAGATGGTATCTTTGTAGGTTCCGGAATCTTCAAATCAAACAATCCAGAAGCATTCGCAAAAGCTATTGTAGAGGCAACTGCAAACTATGATAAGCCTGAAGTGTTGGCTGAGGTATCCAAAGGGTTAGGTCAGGCTATGAAAGGTATTGAAATGTCAACTTTAACTGAAGCTGACAGAATGCAGGATAGAGGAATTTAA
- a CDS encoding PfkB family carbohydrate kinase, translating to MTLVIIGPVTQDLVVIGEKSTHKIGGATYFQSFVFEKFYNDYLAIVNCSDEKIANEFPSKDKVKVILKEFTHFFINNYPDVNNKDYREQLSNFVQIPIFKSDLEKILPKKIDGFVINPLNRHDFPIETIDYLKSFNVPIFISIQGFLRIPDVEVNGKYAIKLGTFDKLSDILEGVSSIFLDEGEANITGIDFDVDEVVITDGSNGSRIISDNHETKINAVKCENIADATGCGDTYMAAYISKRLNDYSIRSSGEFASDISSKKLTKFGHY from the coding sequence ATGACTCTCGTTATTATTGGTCCTGTAACCCAGGATTTGGTTGTTATTGGTGAGAAAAGCACTCATAAAATCGGTGGAGCCACTTATTTTCAATCTTTTGTTTTTGAAAAATTTTACAATGATTATTTGGCTATTGTAAACTGTTCTGATGAAAAAATAGCTAATGAATTTCCTTCAAAGGATAAAGTTAAAGTTATTTTAAAAGAATTTACTCATTTTTTTATAAACAATTATCCAGATGTCAATAACAAAGATTACAGGGAGCAATTAAGTAATTTTGTTCAAATACCTATATTTAAAAGTGATTTGGAGAAAATCTTACCTAAAAAGATTGATGGGTTTGTTATTAACCCCCTTAATAGGCATGATTTTCCAATTGAAACAATTGATTATTTAAAAAGTTTCAATGTTCCAATTTTCATATCAATTCAGGGATTTTTACGAATTCCTGATGTTGAAGTAAATGGAAAATATGCTATTAAATTAGGTACTTTTGATAAATTAAGTGATATTTTAGAAGGTGTCTCTTCAATATTTTTAGATGAAGGTGAAGCAAACATAACCGGAATTGACTTTGATGTAGATGAAGTAGTTATAACTGATGGAAGTAATGGATCTAGAATAATTTCAGACAATCATGAAACTAAAATTAATGCTGTTAAATGTGAAAATATTGCAGATGCAACAGGTTGTGGTGATACTTATATGGCCGCATATATTTCTAAAAGACTAAATGATTATTCTATTAGATCTTCTGGCGAATTTGCTTCTGATATTTCCAGTAAAAAGTTAACAAAATTCGGACATTATTAA
- the pdxT gene encoding pyridoxal 5'-phosphate synthase glutaminase subunit PdxT: MVKIGILNLQGAVSEHYNITRKAVKNMGVDVEVESVRYAEDVETCDGLIISGGESTVIGKLIKQRGIDKVIKENNIAVFGTCAGMVLLSKKTDFNQPLIGLMDIAVKRNTYGRQKDSFECPIDIFGKKYLGVFIRAPALDSYNHSKEDIKVLSVLDDEIIAIQQGPHIAISFHPELTEDTLIHEHFIDGVINRS, encoded by the coding sequence ATGGTAAAAATTGGAATACTGAATTTACAGGGTGCTGTAAGTGAACATTATAATATAACACGAAAAGCAGTTAAAAATATGGGTGTTGATGTGGAAGTTGAATCTGTACGTTATGCCGAAGATGTTGAAACATGTGATGGTTTAATTATTTCGGGTGGGGAAAGCACTGTCATTGGAAAACTAATAAAACAAAGAGGAATTGATAAAGTTATTAAAGAGAATAATATTGCAGTTTTTGGAACTTGTGCGGGTATGGTATTGCTTAGTAAAAAAACAGATTTTAATCAACCGTTAATTGGATTAATGGATATTGCAGTTAAAAGAAATACATATGGCAGACAAAAAGATTCTTTTGAATGTCCAATAGATATTTTTGGTAAAAAATATTTGGGAGTATTTATTAGGGCTCCAGCACTTGACAGTTATAATCATTCAAAGGAAGATATTAAAGTTTTATCTGTTTTAGATGATGAAATCATTGCTATTCAACAAGGACCGCATATTGCTATTTCATTTCATCCGGAACTTACTGAAGACACCTTAATTCATGAGCACTTTATTGATGGAGTTATAAATAGGTCTTAA
- a CDS encoding cation diffusion facilitator family transporter, which yields MRIDTHHHHKKAGENLAFVFFMNLTFNIIVIAGGLATNSMAILADCIHDMSDTISIAFAWFLEHVAQKDSTDKYSYGYQRFSILGAVIISIFVIIMALLILQEAIPRLFAPESVDANGMLLMAIVGLVFKSISVYRLHGGETFNEKAILLHQLGDVLEWITILILSLVLMFWDGAPYLDPFVSIGIALWLIFNLGMNLYKSVEVLLQKTPNHFDVKEFKVNVLNIEGIKSFDDFHVWSLDGIDSVLTLKVSIDDWNNQEKIKNDIYNIASKYHIVDITIEFD from the coding sequence ATGAGAATTGACACACATCATCATCACAAAAAAGCAGGTGAAAATCTAGCATTTGTTTTTTTCATGAATTTGACGTTCAATATAATTGTTATTGCAGGTGGTCTTGCAACAAATAGTATGGCAATTCTTGCTGATTGTATTCATGATATGTCCGATACTATTTCAATTGCTTTTGCATGGTTTTTAGAACATGTTGCTCAGAAAGATTCAACTGATAAATATTCTTATGGTTACCAAAGATTTTCAATTCTTGGTGCGGTAATAATTTCTATTTTTGTTATTATTATGGCTTTATTGATTCTTCAAGAGGCTATTCCTAGATTATTCGCTCCTGAAAGTGTTGATGCAAATGGAATGCTTTTAATGGCAATTGTTGGATTGGTATTTAAATCAATTTCAGTTTATCGTTTACATGGTGGTGAAACATTCAATGAAAAAGCAATTTTATTACATCAACTTGGGGATGTCCTTGAATGGATTACTATTTTAATATTAAGTTTAGTTTTGATGTTCTGGGATGGCGCACCTTATTTGGATCCTTTCGTATCAATCGGTATTGCATTATGGTTAATATTTAATCTTGGAATGAATTTATATAAATCTGTTGAGGTTTTACTTCAAAAAACTCCAAACCATTTTGATGTTAAAGAGTTTAAAGTAAATGTTTTAAATATTGAAGGCATTAAATCATTTGATGATTTTCATGTTTGGTCACTTGATGGGATTGATTCTGTGTTGACATTAAAAGTTTCTATTGATGATTGGAACAATCAGGAAAAAATTAAAAATGATATTTATAATATTGCATCTAAATATCATATTGTTGATATTACTATTGAATTTGATTAA